The Magnolia sinica isolate HGM2019 chromosome 11, MsV1, whole genome shotgun sequence DNA window gccgttgtgctataaacaaaggcgtagtgtatgAATTGAGTTCATAATCggcataccgacgaaaggtgcagactataaacatttaagttagggttttcaaggctttcaatgtcagttagtgatttatgactaacttgattactgtcacatgTACTTAAATGCGATGCTTTCcatgtattatacatatatatgaactatgttgaatataagacatttcatgtgtttgttgaaatatttgaatgaatatggaatcatgatttgtacttgccataaTTATTgattaagaatacatgattgttgtatgtgtggtaaCTCCTTTTGAAAGGATTTGCTACAATATATGTTATGAaaaattattacatgtatgttgatatgtatagtcaaagtgtttgataaaatgcctgaatgagaaaatgcttatttaaatatattttataagagtgttgagataagattctcaactaccttagctataggtCTAGATTCCTTCTTGTAACCTAAATCCAATTACgagatttatatatgaaatgcatATATATGATGTCATGCTCACTATGTGTTATATAAAATGGTTAAATGGTTGCAATGCTTGGATCGTTTGTTCAATACTtttatgactaccatatgtgaatgctattgttttggagtgtgattggggctacgatgtaatccaggcaattggtaacgacTTTCGAATGAGTAGCTGAATCAGTTTTGCCACCGCGGACACGTTCAATGAATTCGagttgtacggtgattatcgacagtggttaggccacaaagagtgaatatgcgctccatgtcgatcaatttagtgtgcgctcgtactagtcgagcttgtcaagtaacccgattggtctcatgtatgttcaccatgtatagacactactggttgaatctaaggtaccacttaccattgaaaaacttgTTTAACATtgataccatgatccgctaagactcatgagccgggcatggtggtatgggacaccatggttaagttgtcggcctacgctagggtgacgattctccccgtagtgtccagtgagcaacccaaactcgtgagccgaatacagtggtatgggacattatattcaagctatcggcctataataaggtgacgagtctttctcatagtaacctcgagtataaactaggcctacgttagggtgacgagcctcccataatgACCAAAACTTGCAtgtccactgtttttaaatcaggggtgatattgccctataacttgcctaacgtatgtgattaactaggattgatgaccctagatggatcattgtttgggtaatgatataaaaggaggtaccttagcttcccgattCTGCTGTATGAAcatgcctaataaattacttagctaacacgatcatgcaccgtattgcatgtgatttggcgatgaaggcacagtAGGAATAACATGTGCGAtcatgagatggtgtcgctgagggagtacaggcgagggcatgcatcattaatacatatcatccttgcattaacaagagtacttaggacatgattgttgtattgctttatcattattgcttgactgaattgataacattttaacctttgccttatagctccactgagttgatcactcactcccactctgggacgatgttttaaaacaccaactagattctgttgtagtttcagatgatggcgaggcttactaGTCGGAGCCGGCCTTCTATGACGAcgaagagttctcctatatgcaactctctggcgagtctatgtagacctggagttgcatcgaCGGGActacagggatacgaattagttaAGCATCacacttgtcattttgtatattttggaactatacatgtaattgtttaactcggtatcatgttcatactctagggacttacaatcacttatgtgctttatatatttaacatagtcttccgcttgcataatcaaatcatctctagagtatgaatgttgatttggtgtaatcccattcatatttaatgtactaatatggataacatttaatcatcattatttatatagcataagtgatgcgttggaactcgggagtcaagTTTCtgttcgaccctcgattttcagggcgttacatttagaTATAAATTCTTTttctaagaattacttagaaacatgcctataataatgtagaaccattagattttccaaaaatctcatatcagtaataattacgaaaatgccattaatctagacccctgaattctaaatcacatggtcCTCACGATCCgcttgatgtgaaattttataccatgcctatgtatcataaattaaccatacatgttaaattttggcccttagatcattgtaaaagtgatccaattgataaatcagccccttaaccgttgattttggtgcattgtaacatcccgaatttgaTGTATTGCTAGTGTCCATAATCGAAAACTTGTACGATAATtgtagagatgagtggatccttaacaAAAAGGATTCatattgttaagggtcaaatattgcatattatcccccatttatatcatggttttatgaacatgataatgtttaatgttctattttactcatgtttgtgttgcaaggtgaatttaagagccaagattgaaaatggtgctaaaatcATTGATTTGATGTtcgagaatcaccaaggcaagggatggatcttaggagaccaagattaaagaattcacatgcaaaagatccaagaaaaccaagtgaggaatgaagagaatcaaagatttaaattgaagaaaagaaatcctgaaatcgtcctgaaaaagcatagtctgaaactctgggtcattttgtaaaattgtgcagagtgaagtctattttggaaaactatgcagagtgaagtctattttagcaaattacataaatttgaggcggtttctaaagttttgtaactaggtgcgaaagttaaagttccacaactataaataggactccctaggatgttcataggcatcttctagggtttaaagagtggagcaaaagggtggagaagccatcgccaagagtttttttcttattccttagttgttttcatgctttcttctagggtttagatccaatcatgtctatggttggctaaacctcttagttgggactaaaaggtgaagcttgtagcgtgatgggataatTCTCTtgatttaattcatgtttatgttgaactctatggattctaatttagtatttaaggaatactttcaatttttaatggtttattgtaactcaaattatagtatatttgtaataactttgagtatcttcttttcttgatttgaaattgtaaaactagtaagtcctgttgttcaccatcgtctcttaagcatagtagggtgatggaatccttcctaatcttcacaattctcctgctttgagattatgggattggtaaatcctgttgtttttttattgtctcttgggcatggtttggtgatgcaatccctgccaattatcatagttctccttcattaagAATTAAGTCAATAGAAGTTTATATTaggttttattaatatattttccaattagatacgataggactccaattttaattgtgttacttgaatcaagcaagagggctccctgattacTACAattggatccttggcaccctagttccacctttaaattcttagttttaattactatattcacaattactctctcaaatacttcagaattagttttacatctttttctatttctacttctagttaatttcagaaatataCAAGTTTCGTCCCTGTGGATTCGTCCTCAgtcttattgagattattactacatcacgaccctacattTGGCGTTGTGAACACAAATCACATGACTcatcatcgaagttggttcgctAGTTATAGGTAGTGTGACGGTGGACATGTGTTTAttggcaatgataatgcctataaagttgtggttgttggtacggTGTGTATCAAGATGTCTAATAGGATGGAGCATACTTTGACTGAGGTCAGGcgtgttcctgatatgaagaagagtttaatttctctcagtgcactcgagGTAATAGGGAGCAAGTTCACCAGTCTTATTggtatccttaaagtttcaaaaagggagactcatggttatgagagtgGAGAGACAAACAAACCTTTATGGGGTTGATTAGGGAGCACTTCAGTAGGTGTAGCAACAATGACTGTTATGAATTccacgtctgcacgtatgtggcgTGCTCGTTTGGGCCACATGGGCATGAAGGTATTTTCTAATAGTTGTTTGATTCCAActtttaataattttgatttagatatatgcgagtattgtatatatagtaaataaTCTatattatgtgcactctgacgtatgggggccatcactagtggaaaacatgtatgtaaggaagtgcttaattatgtgcactctgacgtatgggggccatcactagaggaaaacatgtatgtaaggaagttcttaattatgtgcactctgacgtatgggagCCATCACCAGAAGTTTTCGCTGGAGGGACTTCATGGTTTGTCtcattcattaacgactactcttagaaagtttgggtttacttaatgaaacataaatccgaagttttcaccaccTTCAAACAATGAAAGGAAATGGTGGAAAAATAATTAGGGAGAAAAATAAAGGTtgtaaggactgacaatggtgataaatttacttccactaagtttaatgaatattgtaaagaTAAATGGATCATTAGGAACAACACAGTGCACCACACACTGAACAAAATGGCGTtgctgagcggatgaatcggaCTTTCTTGGAGAGGGCtcaatgcatgttaagtaatgtcgGGTTGGGCAAAGACCTATGGATTGAGGCCAACACGACTTCTTATTGGTGAACTGGTCCCCTTCTACGACAATTGATTGTAAGATACTAGATGaaatatggagtggtcataaggttGACTACTtagatttgcgcatatttggttgtgaggcttaatCTCATGTAGCATCAATTGATAAAGacaagctagaccatagagccaaaaagtatatctatATTGGCCATGGTGTTGGTGTGAAGGGTTACAGGTTATATGATAAGGTCACTCTGAAAATTATCACTAGTCGTGACTTCAAATTCGACGAAAGCTCCCTATTTCGTAAGAATGACCATGAGAAGCAAAAGGAACTAGAAATGTTGGTCGTAGACGTTCATATTGACACAGGTGATACTCAGGCAAAGACAGATACACAAACATAGGGACAGGAAGAGGTAAAGCAGCCACCTAGGAGAAATCCACCGCGAGTCGAAGGTTACCAATGAGATAtaaggacgactctaatatcacatatgccctcattacagatgagggggacacATCTATAATTTAAGAGGTTCTTGATATGCCTAATGCTTAAAAGTGGAAGGTGGTTATGGACGATGAAATGAACTCTTTGTACAAATCAACACATAGGAGCCAGTAGAGCTTCTAGTGGGCTAAAAAgcgatcagatgcaagtggttattcaaaaggaaatcgGATAGATGTAAAGTAAGGAAGGTAATGAAGGATTACGCTTAGAGAAaaggaattgacttcacagagatattcgtacCAGTGATTAAGAAgctatctatcagattcgtgttggtgtTGGTCGTCCAATATGATATCGAGTTGGaacaaatggacgtgaagactaCATTCCTACACGAGGAATTGGAAGAGCGGATCTTAATAAAGCAACCTAAGGGGTACGAAGTTAAATGGGTAGAGAAAAatatttgcaggttaatgaggtcatcgtacggcctgaaacagtcgcttaggcagtggtataaaaattttgattcttttaTTTTGAGTAAGAATTTACTAAGAGTGAATATAAtcattatgtctattacaagacactaagtgatggcaagttcatcatcctggtattgtatgttgatggcaTGTTAATCACCAGTCATAACATGTCAGATATCGATGTACTAAAGACTTGATTATTAGTGACATTTGAGATGACAAATCTGGgggttgcaaagagggttcttggcataaatattcatagagacaggaagaagaacATGCTTTGATTATTAtaagtagaataccttgaaaatgtgttgatcaagtatCGGATGGATAAGGTAAAGTCCATGAACATTCCCTACACGGCTCACTTCTAGCTTTCctcagaataatgtcctaaatctaATGAGGAAAAGCGGGacatgtctcatgtgccttattcgaatgcgataGCAATTTAATATATTTCGTAGTCTGTACAAGattagatatttcacaggcaatctgTGTCATGAGCAAATACATGCCAAACCACGCAAACAACATTGAAAGGCGgtgaaatggtttcttcgatacatttgaggtacaaagactatgtcttaacttttgagaaaaaaagggtaaagttggtagggtatatgGATTTAGATTGCGCAGGCAGTATGAATTCTAGAAAGTCGACTTTATGTTACTCGTTTGACTTGCAGGTGGAGTGATTAGTTGGATGTTGAAAATTTAGTCCATGatgactctttccatgaccgaagATGAGTATATGGCAATGAtagaagcgtttaaggaaggtgtttggttgagatgcatgataaattagttgaggCTTTAGCAGTAAgccatgccggttaattgtgacagtgagagcgctatcaatttgcctaaaaattctatttatcattcacatactaaatatattgatattcatcaccattttatccgacaggtgtttGAGGAAGGAGACGTGACTCTGGAGAAAATTCACATGAGCGTGAATTCAGCAGACTTGCTCACAAGGTGGTtactatagagaagttcaagttctgtatgccttctctaggcttggcgaaggCATAAAAGGAAGACAAAGTGTACATGAGAAgcgttgatgaagctatgatgcaagaaagagaaaagagaagaggacaagaagttagatgtttgatgattgaagacattACAGAAATTGTTgtaattgatgtcttaaatcgattCGGTTATAGGGCCTATCGATACCATCGACAGACTGTTCGATGttaccttcaatgacatcaaacagtGCACGATCCCATCaaaatttttcgaattttctctaGTTGGTCGCTGAACTAACTGGGTACTTTTTCAATGCTATCGAAGatggttcgataacatcgaagttcagttcgatgacatcgaagatggctcgatgcaatcaaagaaaatcagatttttctagTTTTGTCTTTATACAGtttgggtgttagttcgatgccatcgacattgGTTTGATGCGATCGAATGAtaagtttcaatgacatcaaagtgtGTTCGATGCTATCAATCGGCATAGATTTACGCAGAACTGCTAttttgcgggatttgttttcgatttcatTTGGGATTTCTTCTTGGCTTATAAATATGgatgtaaacgggattgggagaGTATTCTATGGTTTCTAAATCATCTAAGAGcttcaaagggtgtagtaagggtgagattcgaggttatttgAATCAGGTAagatctctctttgtaatttttactttcatagtgatatccATCGCTTTGTGCCGCAGTTTTTTTTTCCCgcaaagggttttccatgttaataTTTGGAGTGTTTGCGCTGTGCTTATTTGGTGCGATTGaattactttacttgattcatcacGGTGTGATTCCATGGTCCCCCAACATACTATCGACCTAAGAACTAATAAGAAGAATGCGTGGTCCCCGAATTTCCTTGTGGGAATGGCGTTTTCCCTATCCGTGGTGTGTGAAGGAGAAGAGGAAGATCCGATGGCATCATTCTCCATCTCCGGTGAGGTTCCAGTACCAGTATTAATGGCAAACACAAGTTAGTGCTCATGTATTCTTGGTTGGTGCACGTAGATCCTAGCTAGAGATGTATTTTCACAGTATGACCTAATAATGCACCCTTTGGGGCAAAATAGCATGTTCAAGAAATACGGATCAAGATCTAGTCAAGTGGCCTACGTGCGCATGAGAAAGATGGATTGTTCTTGAAATATTACAAATGGTCCGTGTTCACCATCCACATTGAGTCCAGCAGATTGAAAGTCTTTAAATATGCCatggattaaaaaaacataataataataaagaaggcTCAaacatcaggtgaaccacacatgTGCGTTCAATATAGACTGTTGCTCATCTTTTTTCATTCTTCCCACACATTTGTAGCCCCAGCGAGGAGTTAATCAGCTTGATTTTACTTGCTGCTTGTTCACGGTGgcacccacctaatgaatggcccatcTCTGTTATATTTGCGCGATTCATGCTAATCACTTCTCTAACTTGATTGCTTCAATGAAATCGTTGAAATTCTTAAACGAAGATCCTCCTTCGGCAACATTCTTTCGGGCAGTCTGCTTGAGCTCTAAAGATCTCGCTCTTATACCCTCATCACCAAGCAATTCATCCAGCTTTCCCTTAATCTCTTCTCTTGGTATGATCCCACTGGAATCGTGTTTCAGGTGCAACCCAACCTTCCAaacatcagaaatgtatatttgGTTTTGGAGCTGGTCACCAAAGTAAGGCCAGCACAAGAAAGGAACTCCATTACTCATCCCCTCCATGGTCGAGTTCCACCCGCAATGAGTCAAGAAGCAGGAAATCGAAGGGTGGGCCAGCACCTTTTGTTGAGGTGACCATCCAACAATTCGCCCACGACCCGCGACTCTAGCTTCAAAGCCATCTGGGTAGGCATCCGATGGTCCGTCGGTGAGGTCTGGCCGCACTACCCATAGGAATGAACGGTTGGAAAGTTCGAGTCCAAGTGCCAGTTCGTGGAATTGACGTCGGTTGAAGATAGTAAAGCTGCCAAAGGCAATGTAGACTACTGAGCGGGGAGGCTGTTCGTCAAGCCAGCTTAGGCAAGTGGGGTCTTCAGGCCAGAAGTTCCCTTCGAGCCGCCCAAGCCGTCTTCCTGCTAGAAGAGGGCCGATGAGCCGGATGTTTGGAACCAACTCACAGGCGGATGGCTCAATCTCGTAGAATGAGTTGCAAAGAAGCCAGTTGGCCAATTTTGCAGCTTGGGTGCATTCGTGTAAGTATCGGAAGAGGGACCGTTGCGCGTCACGGTCACCGACGAAGAGCCACACTAGCTGAGTGGTGTTGAACTGTGGCATGGTT harbors:
- the LOC131219308 gene encoding UDP-glycosyltransferase 83A1-like — translated: MEKPHALVVPYPAQGHVIPFMELSHCLMDHGFKITFVNTEFNHARVVAALPKMGRVQEQIRLVSIPDGMAPGEDRNDLGKQCASILRVMPHGLEALIRKINESDHDKISCIIADGTMGWAVEVAVKMGIRAAAVWTVTVSLCALLFHIPKLIEDGIIDTDGFPTTQQMIKLSPTMPQFNTTQLVWLFVGDRDAQRSLFRYLHECTQAAKLANWLLCNSFYEIEPSACELVPNIRLIGPLLAGRRLGRLEGNFWPEDPTCLSWLDEQPPRSVVYIAFGSFTIFNRRQFHELALGLELSNRSFLWVVRPDLTDGPSDAYPDGFEARVAGRGRIVGWSPQQKVLAHPSISCFLTHCGWNSTMEGMSNGVPFLCWPYFGDQLQNQIYISDVWKVGLHLKHDSSGIIPREEIKGKLDELLGDEGIRARSLELKQTARKNVAEGGSSFKNFNDFIEAIKLEK